GACAACTTTTACGGCTACATTGCAGTCATTCTTGGTTCCGTCGGGAGAAGCCGGATGGCTGACGACAGGCAGATTGCCCAGTTGCGCAATGTCATGCGTTTTTTCATCAATGAACAGAAACAGGCGTTGTCGACGTTCGGCCAGCCGGCGCAGAGCCGCATGCTGTCGTGGCTGTATCGCCATGGGCCGATTTCGCAGGCGGCGCTGTGCCGGATTGGCGCGTGGGAAAAAAGCTGGATCAGCCGGGCGGTGGACCGGCTGGTGGCCCAGGGCTGGGTCGAACGCCAGCCGAGCGAGACCGACCGCCGTGGCGTGCTGCTGACGCTGACCCCGGCCGGCCAGGAGCAGGCGGCGCGGATCAATGCCGAGCTCGACCGTCATGCCGGCGCCCTGCTCGATCGCGTGCCGCCGACGGCGCGCGACACCGTTCACGATGCGCTCGATATCCTGCAGCAGGTATTCGAAACCGGCCAGGCGGCACGAGGTGAATCATGAGTGCCAGTCCGGTGCGCAGCCGCTCGCAGTCGGTAGCGGCCATGCTGGGTATCTGCCTGGTCATGTTGCTGATTGCACTCGACCAGACCGTGGTCGGCACCGCCCTGCCGCGCGTGGTGGCCGAGCTGCAGGGCTTCGCGCTGTACCAGTGGGTGGCGTCTGCCTATCTGCTGACCACGGCAGTGATGATTCCGATTGCCGGCCGGCTGGGCGAC
This portion of the Microvirgula aerodenitrificans DSM 15089 genome encodes:
- a CDS encoding MarR family winged helix-turn-helix transcriptional regulator; this encodes MADDRQIAQLRNVMRFFINEQKQALSTFGQPAQSRMLSWLYRHGPISQAALCRIGAWEKSWISRAVDRLVAQGWVERQPSETDRRGVLLTLTPAGQEQAARINAELDRHAGALLDRVPPTARDTVHDALDILQQVFETGQAARGES